A single Pedobacter sp. PACM 27299 DNA region contains:
- a CDS encoding sulfatase-like hydrolase/transferase produces MKLKLLLILLTLTQLATAQTTKTRNVVLISIDGYRWQEIFKGADSALLGNKKYRKQDSAAVFQKFWAETAAERRDKLMPFFWNVIAKKGQLYGNRELGNLVNVKNKYWFSYPGRSETITGYYDENINSNSYPNNPNENILDFLNMQKDYENKIVTIAGWEPVAKIVNRDRNQITLINPFEKVKGKQLTEAQQLANEIQNYIPNYFGTSVRWDVGTYAIAKTYIKANHPKFTYIDFVDPDDLGHAGQYDYYLDAGSYLDAMIGNLWNAMQEDPFYKDNTTFIICPDHGRGLGDQWTGHGSSAKHSNETWLAVLGPDTPAQGEMKDSGQIYQDQIAQTIANLLGFDFKANHPVAAPIKSVRH; encoded by the coding sequence ATGAAACTAAAACTGCTTTTAATCCTGCTGACCCTAACTCAGCTGGCCACTGCACAAACTACAAAAACCAGAAATGTAGTGCTGATTTCTATTGACGGCTATCGCTGGCAGGAGATTTTCAAAGGTGCCGATTCCGCACTGCTCGGCAACAAGAAATACCGTAAACAAGATTCTGCGGCAGTATTCCAGAAGTTTTGGGCTGAAACAGCGGCCGAGCGCCGTGATAAACTGATGCCTTTTTTCTGGAATGTCATTGCTAAAAAAGGACAGTTATATGGAAACCGGGAATTGGGTAACCTGGTCAATGTTAAAAATAAATACTGGTTCTCCTATCCCGGAAGAAGTGAAACGATTACCGGCTATTATGATGAAAATATAAACTCAAATTCCTATCCAAATAACCCGAATGAAAATATTCTGGACTTCCTGAACATGCAGAAAGATTATGAAAATAAGATCGTCACCATTGCAGGATGGGAACCCGTAGCTAAAATTGTAAACAGAGATAGAAACCAAATTACCCTAATCAACCCCTTTGAAAAAGTAAAAGGAAAGCAATTAACCGAAGCTCAGCAGCTGGCTAATGAAATCCAGAACTATATCCCTAATTATTTTGGTACTTCTGTACGCTGGGATGTGGGTACGTATGCCATCGCTAAAACTTATATTAAAGCCAATCACCCTAAATTTACCTATATAGATTTTGTAGATCCTGATGACCTTGGTCATGCAGGTCAATACGACTATTACCTGGATGCCGGCAGCTATCTTGATGCGATGATTGGCAACCTTTGGAATGCCATGCAGGAAGATCCGTTTTATAAAGACAATACCACATTCATCATTTGTCCGGATCATGGAAGGGGCTTAGGAGATCAATGGACCGGCCACGGTTCATCCGCAAAACATTCTAATGAAACCTGGCTGGCGGTATTGGGACCAGATACACCTGCTCAGGGAGAAATGAAGGATTCCGGCCAGATTTACCAGGATCAGATTGCCCAAACCATTGCAAATTTACTCGGATTTGATTTTAAAGCCAATCACCCGGTAGCAGCGCCAATAAAATCTGTGCGTCATTAG